In Pseudomonas sp. MYb327, one DNA window encodes the following:
- the fmt gene encoding methionyl-tRNA formyltransferase, whose amino-acid sequence MTEPLRIVFAGTPEFAAEHLKALLDSPYEIVAVYTQPDRPAGRGQKLMPSPVKQLALENNIAVLQPPTLRNEEAQAELAALKPDLMVVVAYGLILPQVVLDIPRLGCINSHASLLPRWRGAAPIQRAVEAGDAESGVTVMRMEAGLDTGPMLLKVTTPISAEDTGGSLHDRLAEMGPPAVIQAIAGLAAGTLEGEVQDDSLATYAHKLNKDEARIDWTRPAVELERLVRAFNPWPITHSTLNGEALKVLAANLADGKGAPGEILGASKDGLIVACGEQALCLTRLQLPGGKALNFSDLFNSRREKFALGTLLGQAADAQ is encoded by the coding sequence CGTCTTTGCCGGCACCCCGGAATTCGCCGCCGAACACCTCAAGGCCTTGCTCGACAGCCCTTACGAGATCGTCGCCGTCTACACCCAACCGGACCGCCCGGCAGGTCGTGGGCAGAAGCTGATGCCGAGCCCGGTCAAGCAGCTTGCTCTGGAGAACAACATTGCGGTGTTGCAACCGCCAACGTTGCGCAACGAAGAGGCTCAGGCCGAATTGGCCGCGCTGAAGCCGGACTTAATGGTGGTAGTCGCCTACGGCCTGATCCTGCCACAAGTGGTGCTGGATATTCCGCGCCTGGGCTGCATCAACAGCCACGCTTCGCTGCTGCCGCGCTGGCGCGGTGCGGCGCCGATCCAGCGCGCTGTCGAAGCGGGCGACGCCGAAAGCGGCGTGACCGTGATGCGCATGGAAGCGGGGCTCGACACCGGGCCGATGCTGCTCAAGGTCACCACGCCAATCAGCGCTGAAGACACTGGCGGCAGCCTGCACGACCGTTTGGCCGAAATGGGGCCGCCCGCCGTCATTCAGGCCATCGCCGGCCTGGCTGCCGGAACGCTGGAAGGCGAAGTGCAGGACGACAGCCTCGCCACTTACGCGCACAAATTGAACAAGGACGAAGCCCGCATCGACTGGACCCGTCCGGCAGTTGAACTAGAGCGTCTGGTCCGTGCCTTCAACCCGTGGCCGATCACCCACAGCACCTTGAACGGCGAAGCCCTGAAAGTCCTGGCCGCGAATCTTGCCGACGGCAAGGGCGCGCCAGGTGAAATCCTCGGCGCAAGTAAGGATGGCCTGATTGTCGCCTGTGGTGAGCAGGCGCTGTGTTTGACCCGTCTGCAATTGCCCGGCGGCAAGGCGCTGAATTTCAGCGATTTGTTCAACAGCCGCCGTGAGAAATTCGCCCTCGGCACCTTGCTCGGTCAAGCGGCGGACGCTCAATGA